The Ipomoea triloba cultivar NCNSP0323 chromosome 4, ASM357664v1 DNA segment CCGGCTCCATTATAAAGTAGTTAGTTAGTTTCGGGGGTAAAATAGGAATCTTGTATGTATAGTTGGCGGCAGGGGCGGAGCCACACTACCCCaccatatataatgtatatatattaattatatcaataaataaacaaaGGCATGTAGTTTTAGATGGTAAGGCCATAAGGTCATCCGTAAGGTAGAATGAAATGAGAGATAATTTGAATCTTACAAAGCACCTAAGgttagctttttgaattttcaaataccttctaattggattttttatttgtaacattttgtgacttcttttaaaaatatatattccaattggattttttatttgtaacattgtgacatcttttaaaaaatatattaatagtgagatgagtgaaattttgtttttgacattttttaatattaatagtgtgaATTCTAatcgaattttttatttgtcacATTGTgacttcttctctttttttctttttttttttaatattaatagtgaggtgaatgatttataatgtatttCTCATTCAaacaattttatcaaattaattatgttttatattttattttaaatattttttatcttaatgtattttgattttttttttttatcactagtcaacaatatttatgattcggtatgtaagtttttcatttttttttcaaaatatgtcGTTAGTTTTAATCTTCCGCCCCCCACTGAAGAAGATTCCTGGCTCCGCCACTGATTGGCGGGAaggagatatttttttttagaatggtTGGGACCTGAGATCGGAGAACAAGCTGACAGCTGCTTCGATCAAATTGGGCTAGGAAACTAAGATGTCATGGATCGGCCCATTCCTTATAGATGGCCCAGTTAACAACAAGCTGAAAGAGGCATAATAATTGCATAGAAAATTGGGAGGATGTTGTCATGCCATTGTTAAACCGTGGACCAAGATTGGAAGAGGCATTGTTATTTGATTTGAGTGTCTTTTCGTGTGAGCGTCTTATCTCAAAGGAATGTATTTTGTAGAATTTCGGACTTGACCCTCCTCttgattccaaaaaaaaaaaaaaaaaaaaatttgtggaccaagattcatattatattgttaatcgtgatacaaaaattctatacattcaattaataatttttgtacaaGCAAACAAATACtccataatttgataattaccgacacataatataatagctaCAAGTATAGAAACTATCCACTGtaagtacaaaatgtgttaactacaGTACAAAATCTGCATTGTAGAccttagtccatggtataattttccGTTGTTATGATTTCgacaaaaaattatgaagtgatacttaaagATATTTTTCTCACATTCTCCCAGACTCTCATCCTAATTCCATGCTAAATTGGTGAAATTCATCTCTGAATTATTTGTGGTGAGATTCGAACCATCACTCTATTGTTGAAAAAGCATTTCATTGTGTGTTTGGTaggatgaaattataatttcattcatATCAAATTCCATAGAATTTACAACTCCATTGTTTAgttggaaggaattgcaatttcgttCCTATCAACCATGGAATTGCAGTTCCTAGTCCCctcggaattgtaattcatagTCCACAAGATTGAAATTCCACAACAAATGACAACTTTGCACTTCttgttattcttttttttttttttgaaaagtccttcttgttattcttattattaGTCTTTATTCACTTCTTCTTTTTGAATTCTAAGGAATTCTATTCCTAtctaccaaacaatgaaatttaaattactattttattttaatcttattatttttctcgcaaaattacaattaattaatttttctttaatctAATTTATTCCTTTCAACCAGACGTCCGTCAAAGTGTAATTACTTGTCCACTAAACTATTATCCTTGGGACCATATCTCTTCTTTATATGCATTTTGGTTGGCTAGCTCATGTGAATGAAAAGGCTAACTAATTTCCATCAACTTGTCTATTTGCCTCTGCAGTCAGCTATCACTGACCACCAAACCACATGCAATAGATATAAAAAGAGACCAAATTAAACCCTCTAAACACCTGACTCGGGAAatatatctataattttttattttttattttggaaaatatatctATAATTCTATATGCTGGAAAAGGTGCCTAACAAGCAAAGAGAAACCATACCTTTTCAGACCGACCCCATGCGGCGCTTAGGTAGTGCTTGTCGTTGATAATCATCATGCATGCAGCCATGAGTGCaataattcttcttcttcttttaatctTCCTTCGAAGCAATCTTGACCTTTTAGTATTCTTTAGTTATACATATTACAAAACcgttaattcaattttatttttttttggttgtcgATGTAGATCTGATTTCTATTTAAGTAATTCTTTATGTATATATGATAGAAATATAATCATTAAAACGGGATttgtattaataaatttttgataAAGAAATGAATGATATAACATAAAAGAATAAAACATTGTATGCTTCATTCTATTAATTGATCGTTGCGTTTGCCATGATTATGTGGTATGTAATAATACAACAAGTTATCAATGCATATATGGATGAGATGCCGCAAGTCTTTTTTCAACTTAACCAGAAGTCTTGGtttcaagttttaaaaatgagctATCTTACAATTTATGAGGAAGTACTTTGTCACTCTTTGAAGAAATTCTTATTctaaatatattcattaattaaaaattagtttaagaaataataatgaccatcaatttcaataataataataataattgaacatGTTGTCTGATCCCTTTTAAGATAACATACAAAGAGTATTTAGAGCTGAGGTTCCTAATAATTTATATGCATAGTTGATCGGATCAATATGCCCTAACAACTTCATTAACCTTGCATCCTCCAAGAACGTATTGTCATGGAGATCTTGTGCTTCATAGGCTGAGCTAACCTCAATCAAAGATCGAGATTGGTCTAACCCAAAGTcgttttataataatattttcaatcacTCAACttattaattcatttaaaaaatttaaattcgaaatatatattacttaaattttaaaattttttgctTAAATCATAAGGCATTGATGCTAAAAGTGAAAACATGATGTTAGGGGCATGTAGGGTCAAACCATTTCAATGAAGTAGTCTCCCCATCACACATGGTCGGCGGCCGAGCGACCGCCTTTGCCAACATCCCATGTGAACGATTGTTCTTTAGATTTTCATAAATTCAAGTTTTGATCACCCAAAAATGAGtccataatatattattatattttattcattaaagCGAACATTCCATTATTACTtcgcattaattaattaattactgcAATTTTATCATTAAGTCTTGACCAACAATACCGTAGCTGCATAACCATATATGCACCATGCAATTAAGCAAGCATATACCGTAAAAGAAAATTACTCTTACGATAGTTATAATTGTCACGGAAAGATCATGTTATGCACAATAGAagtattatttatattcatttttaatgtttaacATTACATTTTTAATCCTTTACCCCAACCCATTTTGCTTCTTAACCGATTTAGAGAATGACGGATAGATGAAATATTGTaagaaaaatgacaaaaatatatattgaagtaGAAGAGTGTTGTGTAAAACTGTCTTGTGTAATAtttaaatgattaattattaaaatatatttttcaaataaatagtGTCTCGAAGGAGACCATTTCAAATTTAAACTTGTCAATAAAAGTGAAATCCCATTAATCAGGACCTCAGACTTCGGTTATATATGATAGTAAAATGATAAATCATGGTAATTAATCTATCTCATTTtagatataattttcatattgtggctattataattcaatttagtaattttattcataatttactACTCAAGAATTAATTAGGATTACTTATGCAcgaataaatttaatattatcttACAAGACTACAAGTCGTGGATATGAGTACGCGCGCGAGAAAAAGGAAATGCACGTGACTCTTTCACAGTTTCACAATGACGGGTACACGCACGCACGCACACAAACGAGTGAGAGAATAACATCTTCGCAGCGCTGCTTGCGTCGTCGTCCCGCCCACACCGTAGCAGAGCGGTACCAGCAAATACATTCTACAAAGCATAAATGCCGaaaatctagagagagaaactCAGTATATACCTCCTTACTAGTTCCTACATATACTCAGCGATACTTATCAACTGCTTACATAATAAGCAGACGCGTGCGGAGTTAGAGAGAGGATCAGATATGGCGTTCTTGTTCGAATTCCAGATCTTGTGAACATAAAAACACAAAGGCAGGAATCGCGCATTTCGCGCCTGTAATTTGCGTTCCTGATTCGAATTCGCCGCATTGTAGATCGTCTCTCATTGCTCGAATTTTGATTCCgcagagatagagagagagggagagattaTGTGAGTGAATGGACGAGAAAGGAGGAGGATCTTTCGTGGCGGTAAGGAGAATTTCGCAAGGCCTTGATAGGAGCAACACTTGTCATTCAGATTCTGGTTCGTCCTCTTTGGCTTTCTCTATCCTTTTTCGCCTAAcaattacttttgttttttattttttattttttataaagcGAAAATTAGGAAAGCATACAAGTGATAAAACAGAAAAGtaggtaaataaataaataaaaataaattaagataaaatatcTGGTAGTTGACATTTCTTTCTCTACGTATCTACCTACAGTAGCTATTTGGTCTGTGCGGTATCCTGTATCTCGCTATGTCTCTTTCTCTATGTGTGTAGATGTTAGATACTAGTTGTATGGTGTCTCTATTTGATGCGAGCTTTGGATCTGTGAATTGGAAATTAGCTTGGTTCATGCCTAATTGCATTGACATTTGCGGTGAGTTTGCTATTTGCTATCCCCGGTTTCTGAATTTGAATTTCTGTTGTTTATTGCCGTTGTTGCCCTGAGGGGTTCGTTCTTATTTATTACTGACGAGAATGGTCAGATAGATTGCTTGCGGACTTGCTTTGATGATTGTCAATGGTCTCAGACCAGGAGTTTTGCATCAGGATGTTCATTGTTAAGCTGGTTAGAAGTGGTTCATGATATGTTTTCGAGTTGCTAGATTCTATGACACAAGTAGTATTTGAGCACTTCTGGATAGTATTATATCAATGCATTTCATGTAATCTATGAATTCTGTGGATTTTCTTTTGGTGGATCGTGCTATTTAGTTGCTAAATTAACCTATAATAGAATtccttatatattttttctttttagttctAACAATGAAGTTATTCCCTGTCACTGTCTAGTATGATGAATTGGAACAAGTTGATGTTGGTATCTAAAATTTGGTGGTTTCCTTCAGccaattattttcttttgccACAGCGGAGGTTGTAGCAGGATCTGCAGCATGGCTTGGCAGAGGGCTTTCATGTATATGTGCTCAGGCAAGAGAGAATGATGCTCGGCCTTCATTTAATTTAACACCTGCTCAGGTATTATGATTGAGCCAATGAAGCCTAGGTTTCTTGTTTTTGTCAATGTTATTAATAATGGCCATAAAATACATCCTAGTCTCTAGTTGTTTGCATTTGCTTACCCCAGCTTATTAGGCATTTTATTTGTGTACATGATGGCCTTCTCTGGGCACTTCTCCTGATTGTGGTTGAACTTGTTTCTCACTTTATTCTTTGTCAAATGTGATCAGTTTTACGGTTACACAAGTGTTTGccttttattttactttcaaataatagTCTTCAATCTTTATCCTCTCCTTAGCAAGTAAACCAACCTTTATTAACAATTTAGATGTTTGCATTAGGGGTGGATCCTGGATTTTGAATGAGTTGTGGGGTGGGTTCACTTGTTAATATGAATACTCTTAAAGTTTAGTGGTGGATTGGGGGAACATTGGTACTGAATTTTTTGGTACATGATAGAATTTGttataaattttcataatataggATAAATTCTAAAAATGAGTGGGGGCAAGTGTCGGTGTTCTCattccatttatttaaaatatttgggGCTAGTCAGGTTTCTAGAATGTGTTACATGCATGCCCACATTAACAGACACACACATAGGAAGTCTAATATGTGTAATGCATATTTATAGATGATCATTTTGGATGCTTTCGTAAGTGCCATTATATGTGCTAGAATAGTCTGCCAAGTGTCTGCTTTTCTGAATTACATGTTTCACTAGATATGCTATGGGTTTAAGGTTATGATGTTGACTGACTTTGGTGATGCCAGGAAGAGTGCTTGCAGAGGTTACAGAGTCGTATGGATATTTCTTATGACAGGTCAATTCCAGAACATCAGGTACACTTATTAACAATGCATGATAAATATTTAAACAGCTACAGAATTGTACAGATATTCCCCATCATTATTGCTTACTTTTCCTGGTTTCAACAGTCAGCTTTAAGGGCTTTGTGGAATGCTGCCTTTCCTGAAGAGGAACTACGTGACCTAATATCTGAGCAGTGGAAGGAAATGGGTTGGCAAGGCAAAGATCCATCTACTGACTTTAGGTATATCAGCACTCTGCTGACTTTAGAAGTGTATTTGACTTGCTGCATGGCTAATTGGCTATTACTCTTTCTGAATGCTTATTTTAGTTGTGTTTATTGTCTTTGGTCTTATTAGCTGGgctgcttttttatttttatttttttaggggTGGTGGATTTATATCGCTGGAAAACTTATTATATTTTGCTAAGAACTTTCCGGTAAGTCCTCTCCAACTTTGTTCCTTCTCTTTTGGTGGATGATCTCCAgattacttgaaaaattaacttTTCATTTCATGTGTGTTGCTGACTCAAAACTTCACTTGGCTGAATTATGATTTATGGCCAAATGCTTCTTTTTCTCCAATCATTTTATGGGTTTGCAGTCAGTGTTAATGCTACTTTTTTGAATGTGAACCAATTCCTTGTATAATTGggaaaatgttttaaaatgttTGCATATTGAACTTGCTCTTTTACTCCAGGGAAATATGTGATTAATAATTGACTTCTCAGCCATGCAAGTCTTGATTAACTTTTGTTATTGTTTCTGCTCCAGTAAGGATTTCCAAAAAGATGTTTAAATCAGTTTCCGACTTGTAGTTCCTTGTTCTTCCTAGACACAGAAGGTTGGCACTTGGCAGGCAGTCAGTGTTTGTCTTTGTCCTTCGTCACATTTGATAATCTTTAACTACATGAAGTGTATGTTTCTTCTTTAAGAAACAAGTAGCTCTAGAGTTTGAAATTGTTACTCTATGTCTGAACATCTAAAATGATATTGTACATTGTTTGCCCTATCTTGGTCCTTGTCTTTTTTCAAGTGTTGTTAGATCAttgtaacaaaaaataataattaaataaatcaataaaagatATTATTGTAAAGGAGGAGGATAATGATAGTATTGatctaaaattaataataactatatcAGGAATGTAGGAAACTCTGGATTTTAAGTGATGTATGAAC contains these protein-coding regions:
- the LOC116016450 gene encoding ELMO domain-containing protein A-like isoform X3, with product MLDTSCMVSLFDASFGSVNWKLAWFMPNCIDICAEVVAGSAAWLGRGLSCICAQARENDARPSFNLTPAQEECLQRLQSRMDISYDRSIPEHQSALRALWNAAFPEEELRDLISEQWKEMGWQGKDPSTDFRGGGFISLENLLYFAKNFPNSFQDLLQKREGDRSMWEYPFAVAGVNITFMLIQMLDLEAVKPRNLVGATFLKFLAENESAFDLLYCITFKLMDHQWLSMRASYMDFNS
- the LOC116016450 gene encoding ELMO domain-containing protein A-like isoform X2, encoding MDEKGGGSFVAVRRISQGLDRSNTCHSDSAEVVAGSAAWLGRGLSCICAQARENDARPSFNLTPAQEECLQRLQSRMDISYDRSIPEHQSALRALWNAAFPEEELRDLISEQWKEMGWQGKDPSTDFRGGGFISLENLLYFAKNFPNSFQDLLQKREGDRSMWEYPFAVAGVNITFMLIQMLDLEAVKPRNLVGATFLKFLAENESAFDLLYCITFKLMDHQWLSMRASYMDFNSVMKATRRQLEKELLLEDITRLEDLPSYSLLTQ
- the LOC116016450 gene encoding ELMO domain-containing protein A-like isoform X1 → MLDTSCMVSLFDASFGSVNWKLAWFMPNCIDICAEVVAGSAAWLGRGLSCICAQARENDARPSFNLTPAQEECLQRLQSRMDISYDRSIPEHQSALRALWNAAFPEEELRDLISEQWKEMGWQGKDPSTDFRGGGFISLENLLYFAKNFPNSFQDLLQKREGDRSMWEYPFAVAGVNITFMLIQMLDLEAVKPRNLVGATFLKFLAENESAFDLLYCITFKLMDHQWLSMRASYMDFNSVMKATRRQLEKELLLEDITRLEDLPSYSLLTQ